Proteins encoded together in one Coffea arabica cultivar ET-39 chromosome 2c, Coffea Arabica ET-39 HiFi, whole genome shotgun sequence window:
- the LOC140035403 gene encoding uncharacterized protein: MITFCKKSVHNFLGSSNANDNGTVDLPPFLHHHHQNTTSDGQQPPDAIEKTPPPHFSNLFGAGTTLAARAKRDPGGMGFMDDVGGSTVDGLMSCTESLGFESSDERRVDDQIENLDVIEELCSRRESMAGSRWKREHAKREASQFPPPLSSLNQDGKPTFFLRPVRKDGKLELQEVKIGRQEILRASREGGRLRLHLIRNEDEDFEEDYEEEEEEEELEDRAVQEEENMQEFQENVQEMEEAQIGEEEVEEMVEERAEGWQIPANPGGGGEGFLRCHEQVSHHQNHHHRRHGRHGHHHDLNVWRQHCVTIR; encoded by the coding sequence ATGATTACCTTTTGCAAGAAAAGTGTACACAACTTCTTAGGCTCTTCAAACGCCAATGACAATGGAACAGTAGACCTACCGCCCTTCttgcaccaccaccaccaaaaTACTACCTCCGACGGCCAGCAACCGCCTGATGCCATCGAGAAAACACCACCACCACATTTCTCCAATCTTTTTGGTGCTGGTACAACTCTGGCAGCAAGAGCCAAGAGGGATCCTGGTGGAATGGGTTTTATGGACGATGTTGGAGGGAGTACTGTAGATGGATTGATGTCTTGCACTGAGAGTCTAGGATTCGAGAGCTCGGATGAGAGGAGGGTTGATGATCAAATTGAGAATTTAGATGTCATCGAGGAGTTGTGTTCGAGAAGGGAATCAATGGCTGGATCAAGATGGAAAAGAGAACATGCAAAGAGAGAGGCAAGCCAGTTTCCACCGCCATTATCTTCCCTGAATCAAGATGGTAAGCCAACTTTCTTCCTTCGCCCCGTGAGGAAAGACGGCAAGTTAGAGCTTCAAGAAGTGAAAATAGGCCGCCAGGAGATTTTGCGTGCTTCTCGGGAAGGTGGAAGGCTTAGACTACATCTCATCAGGAATGAAGATGAAGATTTTGAAGAAGACTAcgaagaagaggaagaggaggaggagctgGAGGATAGAGCagtacaagaagaagaaaacatgcaagaatttcaagaaaatgttCAAGAAATGGAGGAAGCACAGATTGGGGAAGAGGAAGTGGAAGAGATGGTGGAAGAAAGGGCTGAAGGGTGGCAAATTCCGGCGAACCCAGGTGGCGGTGGGGAGGGTTTTCTAAGATGTCATGAGCAGGTGAGCCACCATCAAAACCACCACCACCGCCGCCATGGACGCCATGGCCACCATCACGACTTGAATGTCTGGAGGCAACATTGTGTGACAATCAGGTGA
- the LOC113723705 gene encoding protein DMP10, which translates to MDLQPCLEQQQQSHANDSTPNGKPYCNSIQHPVHKTLATAANLANLLPTGTVLAFRTLTPSFSNKGRCQPSNKYLTAFLIGFCTVICFFSSFTDSFFDKHDGKLYYGIATFKGLYIFNNECRRDHDEKSEGEDMKELSEYRIRWIDFVHAFVSLLVFLIFALSDTDVQNCFFPEAGSNMDALFMNLPLGAGILSSFLFTIFPTIRRGIGYADLPSRAK; encoded by the coding sequence ATGGATCTTCAACCATGTCTAGAACAGCAACAACAATCCCATGCAAATGATTCAACACCAAATGGAAAACCATATTGTAATTCAATACAACATCCGGTGCACAAAACCTTAGCCACAGCAGCCAATCTTGCAAACCTTCTGCCAACAGGAACAGTCCTGGCATTTCGAACTCTCACCCCTTCATTTTCCAACAAAGGAAGATGCCAACCTTCCAACAAGTATCTCACTGCATTTCTTATCGGATTCTGCACGGTTATCTGCTTTTTTTCCTCATTTACTGATAGCTTCTTTGATAAACATGACGGGAAGTTGTACTACGGGATTGCAACTTTCAAGGGCTTGTACATTTTCAACAATGAATGTCGTCGTGATCATGATGAGAAATCAGAGGGAGAAGACATGAAGGAATTGTCCGAGTATAGAATTCGTTGGATAGACTTTGTCCATGCATTTGTGTCACTTCTGGTTTTCTTGATCTTTGCTCTGAGTGATACTGATGTTCAAAATTGCTTCTTTCCGGAAGCGGGATCAAATATGGATGCTTTGTTCATGAACTTGCCTTTGGGAGCTGGGATTCTCTCAAGCTTTTTGTTCACTATCTTTCCTACTATTCGTAGAGGTATTGGATATGCTGATTTGCCTAGCCGTGCAAAATAA